AATCTTCAGGCTTCGTGTGCCTATCCGATCGAACATCCGATTTCCGTAAAAACCTACACAGAGAAGGTGCGCAAAGCCCGGCGCTTTAACCTGGATTTAATTTTGGCGCAGCATTACGGCGAATGCTACAGTTGCGTCCGAAACAATAATTGTGAACTTCAATCGCTGGCCAAAGAGTACGGTGTCAACTTCTATCGATTTCCGCACATCAAGGAACCCCGGTACGAAATTGACGATTCCTCGTTTGCGCTGGTACGCGATCCCAACAAGTGCGTTCATTGCAAGCGTTGTATTCGCACCTGTCTCGATTTGCAGGAGGTGGGGGTACTGGAAACGGCCGGACGTGGGTACAATGTTCAGGTGCAAACCATGCTGGACCGGCCGCTGGTTGAATTGAATTGCGTGTACTGCGGCCAGTGCATTAACCGATGCCCGACGGGCGCCCTGCACGCCAACGATCCCTCAGACTGGGTGTGGGAAGCCATCGATGATCCTGAAAAGTTCGTCATTATCCAGACGGCTCCTTCGCCCCGGGCGGCGATTGGCGAAGAATTCGGACTGCCTGCCGGTACCAGCGTAACGGGCCAGTTGAACACAGCCCTTCGCCGAATGGGATTTGACCGCATTTTTGATACAAATTTTGCAGCCGATCTGACGATAATGGAAGAAGGGAGTGAGTTGCTCTGGCGCCTGGAACAGAAGCTGGTTCACGGAAAGGATATTAAAATTCCGATGATCACATCCTGCTCCCCGGGCTGGGTAAAATTTGCCGAGCACACCTTTCCGGAATTGCTGGATCACCTGTCATCCTGCAAGAGTCCTCAGCAGATGTTTGGGGCCGTCATTAAAACCTATTATGCCCAGATGGCCGGGATCGATCCGGCAAATATCGTTACGGTAGCCCTGATGCCCTGTGCCGCCAAAAAGTTTGAGTGCAATCGGCCGGAGATGGTGGACAGCGGCTACAAGGACATCGATTACGGACTGACCACGCGCGAAATGGCCGGGATGATTCGGGAAGCCGGACTCTGGCTGCCCGAGCTGCCAAAATCTGATTTTGACCATCCTCTGGGACTGGGCAGCGGTGCCGGACTGGTTTTTGGTGCCACGGGTGGTGTGATGGAAGCCGCTATTCGTTCGG
The genomic region above belongs to Calditrichota bacterium and contains:
- a CDS encoding 2Fe-2S iron-sulfur cluster binding domain-containing protein, yielding MELIPIKINNKEIKVKKGTTILEAARQNDIRIPTLCNHPDLEVAGICRICVVEIEGMRNLQASCAYPIEHPISVKTYTEKVRKARRFNLDLILAQHYGECYSCVRNNNCELQSLAKEYGVNFYRFPHIKEPRYEIDDSSFALVRDPNKCVHCKRCIRTCLDLQEVGVLETAGRGYNVQVQTMLDRPLVELNCVYCGQCINRCPTGALHANDPSDWVWEAIDDPEKFVIIQTAPSPRAAIGEEFGLPAGTSVTGQLNTALRRMGFDRIFDTNFAADLTIMEEGSELLWRLEQKLVHGKDIKIPMITSCSPGWVKFAEHTFPELLDHLSSCKSPQQMFGAVIKTYYAQMAGIDPANIVTVALMPCAAKKFECNRPEMVDSGYKDIDYGLTTREMAGMIREAGLWLPELPKSDFDHPLGLGSGAGLVFGATGGVMEAAIRSVHLIVTGRQVPFKNMDVTPVRGMEGIREASITFENTLERYKFLEGVTLNVAVAHGIKNARQVIERVKSGEGNYHFIEIMACPGGCLGGGGQPIPTSPEIREARAQAIYAEDHMLPVRTSVENPEIQQLYKDFLGEPLGHLSHQLLHTHYTPRGRYTM